The Halostella limicola genome includes the window CCGCGTGAACATCTTCTCGGGGAACCAGTCCATCTGCTGCCCGGCTTCGAGGTACTCCTCTTTGTGGTCGAGCACCTCGATGTACCACTGCTCGGAGACGCGGAACTCAACGTCGGTCTCGCAGCGCTCGTGGACCTGGACGGCGTGGGTGTGTTCCTCGCGGTCGACGAGGTGGCCCGCCTCGTCCAAGTCCTCGGCGATGGCCTCGCGGGCCTCCTTCGTGCTCATGCCCTCGTAGTCGCCGGCGAGGTCGGTCATCGTCGCGGACTCGTCGATGGCGACCCGCAGCGGCAGGTCGTGGGCCTGGTACCACTCGATGTCGTTCTGGTCGCCGAAGGTACAGCACATGACGACGCCGGTCCCCGTCTCCAGGTCGACGCGGTCGTCCTCGATGATCGGGACGGTGTGGCCGAACAGCGGCACCTCGGCCTCCTTCCCGATCAGCTCCTCGTTCTCGTCGTCCTCGGGGTGGACGAAGACGGCGACGCAGGCCGGGAGCAGTTCGGGACGCGTGGTGCCGATGACGAAGGAGTCCCGACCGCTCTCTGTCGGTTCAGTCAGGTCGAACCGCACGTCGTTGAAGTGGGTGTGGCGCTCGGCGTCCTCCTGTTCGACCTGCGAGATTGCCGTCTCGCACTCGGGACACCAGATCGCGGGCGCCTTCTTGCGGTACTCGCGGCCCTGCTCGTACAGATCGAGGAACGAAAGCTGGGAGATCCGCTGGACCTCGGGACTGATGGTCTTGTAGGTCCGGTCCCAGTCGATCGACATCCCCAGCCCCTGCATCTTTTCCGTGAACTCGGCCTCGTACTCGCGACAGACCTCGCGGCACTTCTCCTGGAACTCCCGCCGGGAGAAGTCCTGGTGGCGGATACCGAGTTCCTGCTCGGTGAGGCGCTCGGACGCGATGCCGTTGTCGTCGTAGCCGAACGGGAACAGCACCTCCTCGTCGGCCATCCGGTGGAAGCGGGCGGCGAAGTCCTGCAGCGTGTGGGCGTACATGTGGCCCATGTGGAGGCTCCCGGAGACGGTCGGCGGGGGCGTGTCGATGCTGTACACCGTGTTCGGGTCAACACCGGGGTCGCCTTCGTACGCGTACGTCTTGTTCTCCACCCAGTGCTGCTGCCACTTTTCCTCGACCGTCTCGGCGTCGTACTCGCCGTCGGGGCCGTCGTCTCGTTGTTCCGTTTCTGCGCTCATGTTATCAGTTTGCGACGTTCTATTGTCTGGTTGGTTCGGGGCCGTTGCGACCGGACGAGAATGGGAGATGGTGGGGCTAGGGGGCCCCTACACGTACCGGTACGGCGACGGCGCGCTCGGGCCGCCCGTCCGGGTTCCTCCGGCGCATTATCGTATGAATCCCCTCGTTCGGATTTAACCTTTTTGTCCTGTCGACGCGGGCGGACCGGCGGGCGGCGGTCCGCCGTCGGCCCACCGTCAGAACCTCGACCGTCGGCCGGCCGCAAAGTCACTCGCCCTGCCCTTCGTCGGCCCCGCCGCGGTTGGCGGGGTCGTCCGCGTGGTCGTCGCCCGCGTCGTGATCGTCGTCCGCGTGGTCGTCACCAGCGTCGCTCGCGTCACCCCCCGACTGGTCGCTCTCGTCGTCCTCGTCCCAGTCCTCGACCATCGCTTCCGCCTGCCGCGTTTCCGCCTCCGGTTCCGGCGCCTCGCCGACCGCCGCTCCGCCCTGTTTCGCCAGTCGTCGCTCGAACCACCGCCACTCGCGGGAGAACTGGTTCGTCTCCTTTAGGTCCCACACGTCGGCGTCGCGGACCGGGATGCCGATCCGGTACGACTGTATCATGTTGATCAGCCAGAGGACGACGCTGACGCCGATGAGCAGGGCCCCTATCGAGGCGACGATCTGGTGTGGGTGGTAGATCTCGGGGTACTCCGCGTAGCGCCGCGGCATGCCGTCGTTGCCCATCACCAGCATCGGCAGGAACGTGAGGAGGACGCCGGGGATCATGGTGAGCGCCTGGGCCCTCGCGAGGCGGCGGTCGTACAGCCGGCCCGTCAGCAGGGGGAACCAGAAGTAACTCGCCGCGAACATCGAGAACGGGATGATCGCCATGATGATGAGGTGGAAGTGACCGACCACGTACAGCGTGTCGTGCACGCGCATGTCGTACGGTATCACGGCGGTGAAGACGCCGGTGACGCCGCCGATGGCGAAGATGCCCACCCCCGCCGCGCAGAACAGGAACGGCGCGGAGAGGCGGAGCCGCCCGTACCACATCGTGGCGATCCAGTTGAACGTCTTCACGGCGCTGGGCACGGCGATGGAGAGCGACGTGACCATGAACGCGGCGCGCAGCTGGGGGTGCATCCCCAGCACGAACATGTGGTGGGCCCAGACGCCGAACGACAGCACGCCGATGGCCAGCGTCGAGTAGACGACGAAGCGGAAGCCGAACAGGTGCCGCCCCACCAGCTTCGGCAGCACGTAGCTGATGAGGCTGAACGCCGGCAGGACGAGGATGTACACCTCGGGGTGGCCGAAGAACCAGAACAGGTGCTGCCACAGCTCCGGCCCGCCGCCCTCGACCGCGAAGAAGGACGTCCCGAAGTTGCGGTCGAGCAGCAGCATGACGAGCGCACTCCCGAGCACCGGGAAGGCGAACAGGACGATCGCGCTCGTGGTGAGCATCCCCCACGAGAAGATGTCGAGGTTCGCCCAGCCGACGTCCTCGTCGCGCTCGCAAAACACCGTGACGATGACGTTGATCGCCGCGATGGTCGTCGCGATGCCGGAGAGGTGGAGGCCGAGCAGGGTCACGTCGATCTGGGGGTTCGCCATCTCCGCGGTCATGGGCGTGTACATCGTCCACCCCATCTCGACCGGGCGCATGTCCAGCAGTATGGGGACGGAGACGCCGACGAACTCCAGGCCCTTCCCCAGCACCTCCGTGATGAGGCCGCCGCGGACGAGCGCGAGCGACGGGGGCAGCAGCCAGAACGCGATGGCGTTGATCCGGGGGAACGCCATGTCGTCGGCCCCGATGAGGATCGGGAGGAAGTAGTTCGCGATCCCGGTGAAGACCGGGGTGACGAAGAAGAGCAGCATCGTCAGGCCGTGGGTCGTGAACAGCGCGTTGTACGTCTCGACGTCCCAGACGGTCGTCGTCGGCGTCAGCAGCTCCGTCCGGATCATCATCCCGTCGACGCCGCCCCACAGCGCGGCGACGGTGCCGAGCAGGAGGTAGAGCACGCCGATGTCGCGGTGGTCGACCGTCGTCAGCCACCGGACGACGAAGTTGGCCGGTTTCTCCGTCCCGACGTCGAGGCCGGTGACGTACCCGCCGTCGCGTCGCGGTCGCTTCGGACGGCCGCGCCACAGCGCGACGGTTGCGAGCGCGAGCAGTGCTCCCCCCAGCAGGACGATCCCCGGTATGCGGCCCATTGACTACCACCCCCAAATGACGTCCGTCCCATCCACGCGCATCCGGAAATACGGGCGGGGCACCCGTCGGCTGGCGGATCATCTCGCGGCGTCGGACGGTTCAGTCGGGAGCGGCGGCCGCCCCGCGGACTCAGGCCGCTACCACGCCGCGGGTTCGCCCCGCGCGGTCGGCGTCTCCCCCGTGAGGTAGCCGTAGACCGCCCCCAGCGTGAACCCGTACGCCCAGTGGGCGAGCAGCGTGAAGACGAGATACACGACGAGGATCGGCCCGTCGAGGCCGCCGCTGCCGGTGATCACGAACACCACCCACAGCGCGGTGGCGAACACGGCCCCCTGCGCGGCCGGGTCCGGGCCGCGCGGCAGGTACGGCCGGAGCGCGAGGAAGGCGAGGGGCCACACGACCACGCCGGCGAACGAGTAGATGACGAACCCGAGGAACCGCTGGCCGGGGAGGCCGACGAAGCGCGCGACGGCGTCGAAGAGGTGCATCGCGTAGCGCATCTGGACCTCCAGCATGATCAGCGTCCCCGAGATGACGCCGGTCGCTACCACCCCGGCCGCGATGACGCTCACTACCCGTTGCGTGTCCATGCGACCCGGTTCCACGCGAGGCGAGTTAAGGCTACGCGCCCGCGCCGGTCACTCGCCGTCCCAGTGAAGCACGGCGAGCGAGTCGTTCGGGTACCGGACCGCGGCGTCGAGGTAGTCGGCGAGGCGGTCGACGTGTTCGTTCTCCGTCGCGGGTCCGCCGTCGACCCGGAGCGTGATCCTGTCGCGATCGACGAGGTCCGTCTCGCGCTCCATGACGAGCGAGAACAGCTCCCCCGGGCTGACGGGCGTCCCGTCAGCGATGCGCTCCTCGATCCCGGACAACGACGAGTTCACGTCGGTCTCGACCTCGAAGGTCACGTCGACCTCGACGTTCGACGAGAGCTGCTCGACCGCGTATGCCGTCTCGGCCCCCCGAACCGCGGGTTCGAGGACGCGCTCGAAGTCGACGCCCTGCTCTTTCAGGCCGATGTAGGCGAACGACACCATCGCGGCGAGACCGTCGAGGAACGCCTCGTCCTCCGCGACGGCGTCGAACACCTGCCGCCGGTCCCGTCCGTCGAGGTAGTGGACCAGCAGGTCGAAATCAAGGATCCCGTTCTCGATCCGGCGCCGGATCCGGGCCGCGGCGTTTCGCTTCGACTGTTCGTGTTCCATCTCGACTTCGCCCAGCAGGAACTCGCGGTCCGCCTCGGTCAGCAGCCCGCGCTCCCGGTCGGTGTCCGTGTTCATAATCGGGATTCGATTATACGATACTCCATTACCGGCGAACCTATATCAATCCCGGGTCCGCACCACCCCACCATGACGACTCGGGCCTCCCCCACCGCTGCGGGATCGCCGCTCGCTTCGGCGACGGCAGCGAACGGCCGCAGATGCACCGGCGCTCGCCGCGAGGTGCGATGAGCGTGCCGGACGGACTCGCGGACCGCTACGCGCGGTTTCTCGCGGCCCGGTACCGCCTCGTCGCCGTCGCCGTCCTCGTGCTCACCTGCGCGGTCGCGGCCGGCGCGGTCGTGGGCGAGTCGGAAGACGGCGGCATCGGCCAGTTCGAGACCGAATCCGCGGAGCAGGCGGCGCTCGACGAGATCGAGCGGGACTACCCCGCCGACGACGCCGTCGTGGCGCAGGTGGTCGTCCGCGACGGGAACGTCCTCTCCCGGGAGTCGCTGCTGGAGAGCCTGCGCCTGCAGCGATCGATGCGCGCGAACGACTCGGTGAACGCGACGCTTCGCGACGACCGGGCGCCGGTCGCGGTCGTCGTCGTTGCCCTCCTGCTGGCGTCCGCCGGGGCCTACGGCGCGACCGGCATCGAAACGGAGTTCAACCGCGCGGACTTCCTGCCGGAGGACGCCCCCGACTGGGCCAAGTCCCTGCCCGGCCCGCTGGCGGCGGGCGACTTCGCGGTCCGGGAGAACGCCGCGTTCCTCGGCGACAACTTCCGCCAGCGCGGCGGGAACGGGGAGGCGCAGGTGCTGCTCAGGGGGAACGTGACCGACCCGGCGACGCTCCGGGCGCTCGACGCGGCGACGCGGGACCCCGACCGCGGCGGGACCGTCGTCGTCCGGGGCGACGGGACCGCCGCGATCGACGGGCCGCACACGCTCGTCCGCGAGGTGGCGGCGGAGAACGAGACGGTCGCGGCCGCCGTCGACGCCCGGGACGCGGACGGCGACGGGCTACCCGACGAGGACGTCGCCGCCGTCTACGACCTGACGTACGACGCCGCGCCCGACCGCGCTGCCGCGGTCCTCGCTCGCACCGGCGACGGGGAGTACGCCTCGGCGCGGCTCACGGTCGGCGTGCGCGCCGACGCCTCGGCCCAGACCGTCGCCGGGGACGTGCGCGCGGTGGCCGACCGGGTCGAGGCCGACGCGCCGGTGACTGCCGTGGCGACCGGCGGGCCGGTGATCACCGCCGTCCTGCAGGACGCGCTCCTCGAGACGCTCGTGCAGGCGTTCGCGGTGACGCTCGTCGTCATCGGGGTCCTCCTGACGGCCCTGTATGCCCGGCGACACGGCGCTCCCGAACTGGGGGTCGTCACCCTCGCGCCGGTCGTGGTCGCGCTCGCGTGGCTCCTCGGGACGATGTCCGTCGTCGGGATCCCGTTCAACAGCGAGACGGCCGTCATCACCAGCCTCGCCATCGGGCTCGGGGTCGACTACAGCATCCACCTCGGCGAGCGGTTCGTCGACGAGCGAGAGCGGTCGGACGACCTCCGGACGGCGCTGACGGCCGCGACGACGGGGACGGGAGGCGCGCTGCTCGGGAGCGCGGCCACGACCGCCGCCGGGTTCGGCGTGCTGACGCTCGCGCTCGCGCCGCCGCTCCGGCGCTTCGGCACCGTGACGGGGATCTCCATCGTCTACGCCTTCGTCGCCTGCGTCACCGTACTGCCGTGCCTGTTCGTCCTCCGCGAGCGGGTCAGCGAACGCCTCGCCTGACGGGTTCGCTCGACCCCGGCGCGGGCGGTCCGGTCACTGCGGGTCGTCGGACTCGTCGGAGTGCGCCCGCACCCACAGCTCGCCGATGCGCGAGAGCCGCGTCCGGTAGGACTTCCCGTGGGACTCCTGCTCGATGTACCCCTTTCCGCCCGGCCCCAGCCGGTCGACGTTGTAGATGACCTTCGACCGGAAGCTGTCGGTGTACTCCTCGTTGAGCTCCGCGGCCAGCGACTCCGCCAGCTCCGAGACGGACTCGAACTCGCCGCGCTCGCCGAGCTTGTAGAGGATGAGCTCCTCGAACGGCTTGACGTTCGAGAACGAGGCAACGGGGAGCTCGACGATGTGGTCGCCCCCGATCTCCTTCGCACCGATGGTCGTCCCGCGCTCGTCGAACTCCGCGAGCAGGTCGCGGGCGCTGTCGAGGCGGTCGTCCACGCGCTCGTCGTCCACCCCGTCCTCGCGGAGGTCCTCGAGCAGGTCCATCTGCGCCCGGAGCTCCTCGGCGAGTTCGGTCTCCAGGTACTTCTCCGGCGCCGTGTAGTAGGTGTGGATCTGGTCGCGGTCGCCCTCGCGCTCGACCATGATCGAGTGGGCGGCCGTCGCGAACGCGAAGCTCACCGTGCGGGGCATCGCGCTGATGTTGACCCACACCTCGTTGCCGCCGTCGAGCTCCGCGTTGATCAGGTCGTACGCCTGCTTGAACGCGCTGTCGTAGTCGTACACGTCCGCGACGACGACGCGCTCCGTGCTCGCGCCCAGCAGGTTCCGGAAGTCCTTCTCCAGCTTCTCCGAGAGGTTCTGGGAGTACTCCACGTTCGCCTGGCTCCCGATGGCCCCCTCCAGCAGGATGACGCGGTCGACGTCCAACTGGTCGCGCACGAGCGGCGCGATCAGCCGGTCGTAGTCGAACCCGACCGGGACGATGTGCGTCTGCATACGTGGGACGTGGGGTTGGCGCTTATATAAAGCACCAGCATCCCGACCACTCAATTGCACATCGCCAATCCCGACCACTCAATTGCACATCGCCAATCCCGACCACTCAATTGCACATCGCCAATCCCGACCACTCAATTGCACATCGCCAATGTGCTCCCTCCGCTACGTATAGGGCTTCGTAAGAATCGATGCCCGAAGGGGCCTTAGTGGTTCCCCTCAGGATTGCGGGAAATGACGAAGGAATTAAGAGAAATTCTCCTATACGAAGTGAGTCCGAGTTTCGGAATCCTCTCTAATGGGTACGATAGTCAGTCTTCTGAAAGAAGCGGAACAACACATCGAGGAGGCGCAAAGACAAAGGAACGGGTTAGTTTGCCGCCTCGATGAATTGATCCAGTTCGGAGGACTGGTAGTTGGAACACTCGACAGCGTCCGCGAGCGCACATTTAGTCACCCGCTCTCCGAAATTCCCTATTTTCGAGAGCATTTTCAGCGCATCACGCGGGGTACTACAATCTCAGAGTGCTGGGTAGATGGAAGCTCTCAGAAACAAGCGATAACCTCGAACAATCCAGTTCATCGAGGGCAGGGAGACCCCAAAAAGTTCGTCATCTGGAAGGTGCTACTGAAGAATCAGGTTCACACTGGAATCTATTAGTCTGGCTCCCGTCGAACTTATATGGTTGAACTGGACAACGTGGACCGGGGTATCCTGCACGAACTCCAGCTCGATGCGCGGAATCGGACCGCCAAAGAGATCGCTGACAAGGTTGATACGTCTGCCAGCACTGTTCGGAATCGAATTGAAGAACTCGAAGCCAATGGGATTATCGAAGGCTATCACCCGAAAATCGACTATGAGAAGGCGCACCTCCCGCTTCAGATCCTGTTCGTCTGCTCAGCACCGCCGTCGGAACGGTCAGAGATGGTCGAACAGATACTTGACATTCGTGGTGTGGTGGACGTTCGGGAAACATTAACTGGCAATCGGAACCTCTACGTCGAGGCAGTCGGGACCGACACAGGCGATACTTCCCGCATTACCGACGCTCTACACGACTCTGGCCTCTTGATCGAGAGTTCTGAAATCCTTCGCCAGCGCCGGGTGCAACCATTCAATCATTTCTTCTTTACTGATCCGTACGACAACCAGGACGATACTGACGACAACGAGTGAACGCACACCGTTTGACCGCTCGACGATTGTGGAAAACACAATTTCACGGATGTATTTTGAGATAATCAACACTGCCCTGTGTGGGAACCTGAAGTAGAGCGACTGAGACTGCGGAATACATAAAGTATAATATATTAGCAAAACAATGCTTATCCCGCTCACGGCCTTCCATATAGGTATGACCAAGCCCTCAGAAATGGAACCGACGGAGTTTGACACGGGCGGCAACCGACAAGACGAACTCTTTGACGTGCTGTCTCATCAACGCCGGCGATTCCTACTTCACGCTTTGCAGACCGCTGAAACACCGGTTCAGATCGAGGAGTTAACGACGGAACTCGTGGTGTGGGAGACCCAACAACCTGTTCCCAACCGCTCCGGCGATGACAGGACTGCGATTGAGGTTTCTCTGGTACACAACCATCTCCCAAAGATGGCCCAGGCGGGACTCATTAGATACGACGAGACTGAACAGACAGTGATGCTTGCTGACCGGACTGATGAGGTCAAAGCGCACCTCCAGACGATGGCAAGCGACTAACCACTGATAGCGACTATGAACTTCATTGCCAAGTGGATAGGCTCGGTTGAGAGGAGGTTCCGGAGTACTACTGACCAAGAGGACACGGGAAATGACACAGAGACGCCACCGCGAGATGAGTCACGATCATCGTTGTTCTACTGTCCGGATTGCACAACGGTCTATATCGATACAGACAAAAACACTTGCTTGACCTGTGACACGCCCGTCGATCAAATTCAATCGACGTTAGCTAAAACGGTATAGTTCTATACTGAGTGTCAGTCTTTCATCCTTATCTATCCTGAGTTTCGCTTCATCGAGGAGACGGAAGCTACTGGCCTATCAGTGGTGTGCAGATCAAACGGAGTTCACCCCTTGCTTGAGACGCCGGAATTGACGGGTCTTGGATACGGGAAAACCGAGAGAATGGAGGGACTGTTCCGAAGCAACTTATACGCGATCTGTCCTTCCAGTCGTCGGCGTTCGAGACGTCGACCTCGATCTCGATCCCGCAGCCCTCGCAGTAGAACGGGACCGTGCGGTACCCCGGCTGGAACTCCTCCCATTCGCCGTGCTCGTCGCACTCGACGCGGATCCCCCGCTCCCGGCCGTCGGGAACCTCGACGGTGTACTCTGTCATGCCTGTCTCACCCCCGTTCCGGCTGTGAGATCGCTTTGTGGAGGGAGCACGTAAAGGTGGTCGCAGGGGTTCGCGGGGTGCATCCTTATCACGGCTGCCGCGGAACGTACTGGAGTTATGAGATTTCTCGTCTGCTCGCTCGACGCCGCCCTCGCCGGCGACCTCGCGTGGCAGCTGCACCGGGAGGGACACGACGTGAAGTACTACGTCGAGTCCGAGACGGACCAGGACATCGCCGACGGGTTCGTCCCGAAGACCGACGACTGGCGCGCGGAGGTCGACTGGGCCGACGTCGTCATCTTCGACGACATCTGGGTCGGGGACGGCGTCGGGTCCGGCGCGATCGCCGAGGAGCTCCGCGAGGAGGGCCACGCGGTCGTCGGCGGCACCCCGAACACCGACCGTCTGGAGGAGGACCGCGGCTACGCGATGGAGGTGCTGGAGGAGAACGGCGTGCCCACGATCCCGCACCGGGAGTTCACCGACTTCGACGAGGCGGTCGCGTTCGTCGAGGCGAACCCCGCGCCGTACGTCGTGAAGCCGCTTGGCGAGGTCCAGAACGTCAAGCGCCTGCTGTACGTGGGACGCGAGGACGACGGGAGCGACGTGGTCGAGGTCCTCCGGGCCTATGAGAAGGCCTGGGGCCACCGGATGAAGGGGTTCCAGCTACAGCGACGCGTCGAGGGCGTCGAGATCGCGGTCTGCGGCTTCTTCGACGGCGACGAGTTCGTCGAGCCGATCAACTTCAACTTCGAACACAAGAAGCTCTTCCCGGGTAACGTGGGACCGTCGACCGGCGAGATGGGAACCTCGATGTTCTGGGCGGGCCGCAACGAGCTGTTCTCGCGGACGCTCGGCCAGTTAGAGAGCTGGCTCGCCGCGGAGGGGTACGTCGGGAGCATCGACGTCAACTGCATCGTCGACGAGTCGGGGGTGTATCCGCTGGAGTTCACGCCCCGGTTCGGCTACCCCACCATCACGCTGCAGGAGGAGTCGTTCGAGTCCGACACCGGACAGTTCTTCTACGACCTGGCGCACGGGAACGACCCGGAGCTA containing:
- a CDS encoding cytochrome c oxidase subunit I; the encoded protein is MGRIPGIVLLGGALLALATVALWRGRPKRPRRDGGYVTGLDVGTEKPANFVVRWLTTVDHRDIGVLYLLLGTVAALWGGVDGMMIRTELLTPTTTVWDVETYNALFTTHGLTMLLFFVTPVFTGIANYFLPILIGADDMAFPRINAIAFWLLPPSLALVRGGLITEVLGKGLEFVGVSVPILLDMRPVEMGWTMYTPMTAEMANPQIDVTLLGLHLSGIATTIAAINVIVTVFCERDEDVGWANLDIFSWGMLTTSAIVLFAFPVLGSALVMLLLDRNFGTSFFAVEGGGPELWQHLFWFFGHPEVYILVLPAFSLISYVLPKLVGRHLFGFRFVVYSTLAIGVLSFGVWAHHMFVLGMHPQLRAAFMVTSLSIAVPSAVKTFNWIATMWYGRLRLSAPFLFCAAGVGIFAIGGVTGVFTAVIPYDMRVHDTLYVVGHFHLIIMAIIPFSMFAASYFWFPLLTGRLYDRRLARAQALTMIPGVLLTFLPMLVMGNDGMPRRYAEYPEIYHPHQIVASIGALLIGVSVVLWLINMIQSYRIGIPVRDADVWDLKETNQFSREWRWFERRLAKQGGAAVGEAPEPEAETRQAEAMVEDWDEDDESDQSGGDASDAGDDHADDDHDAGDDHADDPANRGGADEGQGE
- a CDS encoding DUF6789 family protein, whose product is MDTQRVVSVIAAGVVATGVISGTLIMLEVQMRYAMHLFDAVARFVGLPGQRFLGFVIYSFAGVVVWPLAFLALRPYLPRGPDPAAQGAVFATALWVVFVITGSGGLDGPILVVYLVFTLLAHWAYGFTLGAVYGYLTGETPTARGEPAAW
- a CDS encoding HFX_2341 family transcriptional regulator: MQTHIVPVGFDYDRLIAPLVRDQLDVDRVILLEGAIGSQANVEYSQNLSEKLEKDFRNLLGASTERVVVADVYDYDSAFKQAYDLINAELDGGNEVWVNISAMPRTVSFAFATAAHSIMVEREGDRDQIHTYYTAPEKYLETELAEELRAQMDLLEDLREDGVDDERVDDRLDSARDLLAEFDERGTTIGAKEIGGDHIVELPVASFSNVKPFEELILYKLGERGEFESVSELAESLAAELNEEYTDSFRSKVIYNVDRLGPGGKGYIEQESHGKSYRTRLSRIGELWVRAHSDESDDPQ
- a CDS encoding phosphoribosylamine--glycine ligase; protein product: MRFLVCSLDAALAGDLAWQLHREGHDVKYYVESETDQDIADGFVPKTDDWRAEVDWADVVIFDDIWVGDGVGSGAIAEELREEGHAVVGGTPNTDRLEEDRGYAMEVLEENGVPTIPHREFTDFDEAVAFVEANPAPYVVKPLGEVQNVKRLLYVGREDDGSDVVEVLRAYEKAWGHRMKGFQLQRRVEGVEIAVCGFFDGDEFVEPINFNFEHKKLFPGNVGPSTGEMGTSMFWAGRNELFSRTLGQLESWLAAEGYVGSIDVNCIVDESGVYPLEFTPRFGYPTITLQEESFESDTGQFFYDLAHGNDPELAVHNGYQIAVRVVLPPFPFDDEETYDESSRNAAIVFDAVDGPGDAGDPPEGVHIEDAKRVPVDGATAAADGTVPDGQWRAAGESGMPLVVTGKGETMRAAREQAYDRVDDVLLPNCYYRDDIGERWIDGDGDRLGAWGYLGP
- a CDS encoding DUF7344 domain-containing protein — translated: MTKPSEMEPTEFDTGGNRQDELFDVLSHQRRRFLLHALQTAETPVQIEELTTELVVWETQQPVPNRSGDDRTAIEVSLVHNHLPKMAQAGLIRYDETEQTVMLADRTDEVKAHLQTMASD
- a CDS encoding Lrp/AsnC family transcriptional regulator; amino-acid sequence: MVELDNVDRGILHELQLDARNRTAKEIADKVDTSASTVRNRIEELEANGIIEGYHPKIDYEKAHLPLQILFVCSAPPSERSEMVEQILDIRGVVDVRETLTGNRNLYVEAVGTDTGDTSRITDALHDSGLLIESSEILRQRRVQPFNHFFFTDPYDNQDDTDDNE